The sequence CCAGACATCATGTTGAACAGATCACACTCGTATTAGAGGAGGCTTTTGTGAAGGCTGATTTAACAATAGATGATATCGATGCGATTGCAGTGACAGAAGGTCCCGGTCTTGTTGGTGCACTGCTTGTTGGTGTGAATGCGGCAAAAGGTTTAGCCTATGCTCACCAAAAACCGTTAATAGGCGTCCATCATATTGCTGGTCATATTTATGCAAACCGTTTAGAAAAAGAATTTGCATTCCCATTATTAGCGTTAGTTGTTTCCGGTGGTCACACGGAGCTAATCTTAATGAGAGGTCATGGAGAATTTGAGATTATTGGTGAAACGCGAGATGATGCGGCGGGAGAAGCATATGATAAAGTAGCCCGGACGCTCGAATTGCCGTATCCAGGCGGACCAAAAATTGATACCTTGGCACATCAAGGTGAAGAGACGATTGACTTTCCTCGTGCCTGGCTGGAAGACGATTCATTTGACTTTAGTTTTAGTGGACTAAAATCCGCAGTTATTAACACGCTTCATAATGCGAAGCAAAAGGATTTGAGCTTAAAGCAGGAGGATGTAGCAGCAAGTTTCCAGGCTAGTGTGGTGGATGTGTTAACAGAAAAAACGTATAAAGCAGCGAAACAATTTGATGTAAAGCAAGTTATTGTGGCTGGTGGAGTTGCAGCTAACAAAGGTTTACGCTACGCAAT is a genomic window of Gracilibacillus salinarum containing:
- the tsaD gene encoding tRNA (adenosine(37)-N6)-threonylcarbamoyltransferase complex transferase subunit TsaD; protein product: MSEYILGVETSCDETAAAIIKDGTEIVSNVVASQIESHQRFGGVVPEIASRHHVEQITLVLEEAFVKADLTIDDIDAIAVTEGPGLVGALLVGVNAAKGLAYAHQKPLIGVHHIAGHIYANRLEKEFAFPLLALVVSGGHTELILMRGHGEFEIIGETRDDAAGEAYDKVARTLELPYPGGPKIDTLAHQGEETIDFPRAWLEDDSFDFSFSGLKSAVINTLHNAKQKDLSLKQEDVAASFQASVVDVLTEKTYKAAKQFDVKQVIVAGGVAANKGLRYAMEQKFQTEKTMELLFPPLSLCTDNAAMIAAAGSIAYQQGHRATWDLNANPGLSLERYAKRSTPES